One Nitrospiria bacterium genomic window, ATATCCCTGCCGCTTCAACACCCATATCTCCATGCATTCCTCCTTTCCGACCATCTCTCCCTCCCGTCTTCACAAGAAAGATCGATGGTACCCCTCTTTTATGAGGAATGCCCCTTAAAACTGGTACACTTTTCATGACCATTTTTGGTACATTTTCTCATGACCAGTGACACGCGCAGCGGTTCTTCAGGCCGCCTATGAAGCCCATCCGGAGCGCTTTGTACGAAAGATGCCGGTTCCCCCGGTCGTTCCGGAGGCCGAATGGATCAACAAACCCAAGCCGGCGTCCGCACGTGAGGAGGCGCTACACTAATTTCGGACAACAGGTGTCTCAAAGTCATTGACAGATTCCGGTAGGAGGAAGAAATATTAATAATCTCCTCCACCCTTTTGGGCATTTTCCACAGCTTGCAAAACCTAAATAGAACTTGGTATATTTAAGGTATTCTAATAAATACTTATCAAGGGGGGAGCAATTATGAACCAGATTTTTGAGGTACATCTACACAAATCAGATTCTTTTTATGTCATTGCCAATAGCCGATACCAAGCTTTGGAGGTACTAGGGGACTATCTTGAAAATAACAAGATGTCTCATTTATTGGTTGAGGGAAACTTTACGGTTCATGAGATGGACATGAACGAAGAAAAAGTTTTGGCCCGGGGAACAAAGTGTTTTGAATGTGAAACTTAAATTTTTGAAACAGAAAAGTGAATGCCCCCCTCATTTCGTTCAATCACAATGACCGCTTAAAAAACATCTGCTCCATCGCGAATTTCATTTCAAGAAGACAAATCTTTTAATCAGATGAAAGAACACTCCCCCGTACTTTTTTTAGCAGATGCCATGGTGGGCCGGTTGGGACGCTGGTTAAGGATACTGGGGTATGATGTTACCACCTTTCACCGTGATTCAAAACAGGCCAATCGTTCCAGGAACAGAATCATTGAACAGGCGAGATCTGAAAAGCGCCTAATCCTTACCCGAGATACCTACCTCCTCAAGCGCAATAACCTCCCTCCCCACATTTTTATTAAAAATGACCACCCGGAGGAGCAATTTCACCAAGTCCTCCAGGATTTAAATATGGAACCAAGTGCCTCCTTGAGCCGGTGCCTTGATTGTAATTTTTCCTTGAAACAAATCTCTAAAGGGGCGGTAAAAAAGCGGGTTCCTCCCTATGTTTTTCAAACCCAGTCTGATTTCAGCCAATGCCCCAGATGCGAAAAAATCTATTGGGAAGGAACCCATGTTAAGCGGATGATTGAACGAATTAAACAGTTTCAAACTAAATAACAGGATAACTTGGAGCAGGCTGGAATCTAGACTAGGATTTGTTTCTGGATTCCCGCTCCCCGATTTAAGCATACGGGGACAAGTTTCGCGGGAATGACGAAGCATTCCTTCGGGTTACTAAATACAATGCAAATCTGGAGATTAATAGACCGGGGACCTGAATCCCCTGAGGTGAATATGGCCATTGATGAGGCCATTGCTTTATCCGGTAGAGAAGGATCTTCTCCCCCTACACTTCGTCTGTATCAGTGGAGCAGACCAACCATTTCACTGGGGTATTTTCAAAAAGCTCAGGATACCTTAAATTTAGATTTCTGCAGTGAGAAAGGAATTGGAATTATCCGGCGGTTGACTGGAGGAAGAGCAGTTTACCATGAACAGGAACTCACCTACAGCATGGCCGCTTCAAATGGAACTGAACTGTTCGGAAAAAACCTCAAAGAAACATTTCTCAAAATCGGTGAGGGTTTTCAAAAGGGGTTAGAAAAACTTGGCGTGAATATATCTCTTTGGGAGGAACCCGTCATTGAGGGTAGGCGATCGCCTTTATGCTTTTCTTCCTCCTCTTGGTACGAACTTTCCGTACAGGGAAAGAAACTAATGGGAAGCGCACAGCGCCGGTGGTCCAATGGCTTCCTACAGCACGGATCATTACTTTTTCAAGACGACCCAACTATCTATTCAACCTTTTTCAGGTTCTCCTCAGAGCAGAACCGAGCCAAAATCCTCTCCGATTATCAAAATAAAGCGATACCCTTAAAACAAATCTTGTCCCCTCTCCCCTCCCTTAAAAAGTTGAAAGATTCAATTTGTTCGGGGTTTGAGGAGGCTTTTTCCATCCGGTTTCAACAAGAAGATCTCCTGCCCCATGAAAAGGACCTTGTCCCCAAATTGATCCAAGAGCGGTATGGGAACAATGAGTGGAATTTGAGGTGAGTTGGGAAAAGGAATTGCTCTACTTCACCTATCCTCCCCTTCCAAATGGAAGGAATGAAAAGCCAAGTCCAAAAAATCAGGGAAAAATTGTGATAGGAAAAACTTCTATTGGCCGATGAGGTGGGAAAAGATTCCGGCGGATTCAACGACGATATTGATAAAGGGCCTGGGATAAACTCCTAAAATCAACACACCTGCAAGGCTAACATATATAACGGCTTTTATGGAAGACGGCACATAGATGGGAGAGGAATCCGTTGGCTCTCCAATATAGATCTTCTTTACCACTACCAGATAGTAATACATCGAAATCACAATATTAATCAGCCCCACAATCACAAGAGTAAAAAGCTGTTCTTTCATGGCGGCCGCAAAAAGATATATTTTTCCTATGAAACCCGCAAGGGGGGGAACCCCAGCCAGTGATAGGAGAAAAATAAACAGGGCCAAAGCCAGCAATGGGGATCTCCGGTTAAGGCCACTGTAATCCGCAATGGTATCACTGTTGGTTACATTAGAAAAAGCAACTACCACCGCAAAGGCGCCGATGTTTGCGAAAAGGTAGGTCAATAAATAAAAAAGGATTGAGTCCCCTCCCATCTTGGTCCCGGCGGCCACACCAATTAAAATGTTCCCGATTTGCGCAATACCGGAGTAGGCCAGCAAACGCTTTATATTCTTTTGACTAATTGCCACAATATTCCCATAAGTCATAGAGACAATAGAAACCAGGACAATAAGGTAAACCCATTCGGGTTTAAATTCGCTGAAGGTGGAGAAAAAAACCCTCAAAAGAACGGCAATGGCTGCCGCTTTAGGGGCGATGGAAAGAAAGGCGGTAATCGGGGTGGGAGCCCCTTCGTAAATATCGGGAACCCAGTTATGAAATGGAACGGCTCCAATTTTAAATGCCAGCGCGACAAAAATCAGGAGAAAACCCAAAACCAGCCCTGGTGTCATTGCAGGATTCATTTGGGCAATTTCGGGGAATAAAATTGTTCCCGTTTCCCCGAAGATCAGACTAATCCCATAGGCTAAAATAGAAGCGGTGAAAACACCCAGAATAAAAAACTTTAACCCTGCTTCATTCGAGCGTAAATTCTCCCGCAGGTAGGCGACTAAAATATAAAAACCGAAAGTGGCAAATTCCAGAGT contains:
- a CDS encoding Mut7-C RNAse domain-containing protein, translated to MKEHSPVLFLADAMVGRLGRWLRILGYDVTTFHRDSKQANRSRNRIIEQARSEKRLILTRDTYLLKRNNLPPHIFIKNDHPEEQFHQVLQDLNMEPSASLSRCLDCNFSLKQISKGAVKKRVPPYVFQTQSDFSQCPRCEKIYWEGTHVKRMIERIKQFQTK
- a CDS encoding biotin/lipoate A/B protein ligase family protein, coding for MTKHSFGLLNTMQIWRLIDRGPESPEVNMAIDEAIALSGREGSSPPTLRLYQWSRPTISLGYFQKAQDTLNLDFCSEKGIGIIRRLTGGRAVYHEQELTYSMAASNGTELFGKNLKETFLKIGEGFQKGLEKLGVNISLWEEPVIEGRRSPLCFSSSSWYELSVQGKKLMGSAQRRWSNGFLQHGSLLFQDDPTIYSTFFRFSSEQNRAKILSDYQNKAIPLKQILSPLPSLKKLKDSICSGFEEAFSIRFQQEDLLPHEKDLVPKLIQERYGNNEWNLR
- a CDS encoding NADH-quinone oxidoreductase subunit N, with product MPAPLIFSWNDLILLSPEIFMTLLLCVVLLFDFVFPKWNKTVLAWISVAGIAVTIGILLWLYSTGTTGTLFKGMFSQDRYAIFFKIIILVSTTFVFLISLDYLRKVEYFKGEYYFLLLLSALGMMLMASANDFLSLFITLEFATFGFYILVAYLRENLRSNEAGLKFFILGVFTASILAYGISLIFGETGTILFPEIAQMNPAMTPGLVLGFLLIFVALAFKIGAVPFHNWVPDIYEGAPTPITAFLSIAPKAAAIAVLLRVFFSTFSEFKPEWVYLIVLVSIVSMTYGNIVAISQKNIKRLLAYSGIAQIGNILIGVAAGTKMGGDSILFYLLTYLFANIGAFAVVVAFSNVTNSDTIADYSGLNRRSPLLALALFIFLLSLAGVPPLAGFIGKIYLFAAAMKEQLFTLVIVGLINIVISMYYYLVVVKKIYIGEPTDSSPIYVPSSIKAVIYVSLAGVLILGVYPRPFINIVVESAGIFSHLIGQ